One genomic segment of Triplophysa rosa linkage group LG22, Trosa_1v2, whole genome shotgun sequence includes these proteins:
- the tlx3b gene encoding T-cell leukemia homeobox protein 3b yields MDRAPSSSPSGTSQTSQPAQHEPISFGIDQILSGTDQDSQQNSTRNSSDTSSSTSGGSYHLGSPTGASATPYTTLTGTFHGIATPYEESSPYGVNLTLAPGGVIRVPAHRPLAAAVPPPMASAVPGLGSLSFPWIESSQRFAKDRFAAALTPFTVARRIGHPYQNRTPPKRKKPRTSFSRVQICELEKRFHRQKYLASAERAALAKTLKMTDAQVKTWFQNRRTKWRRQTAEEREAERQQANRLMIQLQHDAFHKSLSDSIPADPLCIHNSSLFALQNLQPWASDESSKLGGVTALV; encoded by the exons ATGGACCGAGCCCCAAGCTCCAGCCCAAGCGGCACCAGTCAAACATCACAACCTGCTCAACATGAACCCATCAGCTTCGGCATTGATCAGATTCTAAGCGGTACCGACCAAGACTCACAACAGAACTCGACGCGGAATAGTTCGGACACCAGCAGCAGCACGAGCGGAGGCAGTTACCATCTCGGGAGTCCAACGGGAGCGAGCGCAACGCCTTACACTACACTAACCGGAACATTTCACGGAATCGCGACTCCGTATGAGGAGTCCAGTCCATACGGAGTGAACTTGACCCTTGCACCCGGAGGAGTGATTAGGGTGCCGGCTCACAGGCCCCTGGCCGCGGCCGTACCTCCACCCATGGCTAGCGCGGTACCCGGACTTGGGAGCCTCAGTTTTCCCTGGATAGAGAGCAGTCAGCGATTCGCGAAAGACAGATTTGCAG CAGCTCTCACTCCATTCACCGTGGCTCGCCGCATCGGCCACCCATACCAGAACCGCACACCACCGAAGAGGAAGAAGCCCCGCACATCCTTCTCCCGAGTGCAGATCTGTGAGCTGGAGAAACGCTTCCACAGACAGAAATATCTGGCCAGTGCTGAACGAGCCGCCCTGGCCAAAACACTGAAGATGACAGACGCCCAAGTCAAAACCTGGTTTCAGAATCGCAGGACCAAGTGGAg ACGCCAGACAGCAGAGGAGAGGGAGGCAGAACGTCAGCAGGCCAATCGGCTGATGATCCAACTCCAGCACGATGCCTTTCATAAGTCCTTGTCCGACTCGATTCCAGCTGACCCGCTCTGCATCCACAACTCCTCGCTGTTCGCCCTGCAAAACCTACAGCCCTGGGCCAGCGATGAGAGCAGTAAGCTTGGCGGAGTGACCGCACTTGTATGA
- the npm1a gene encoding nucleophosmin 1a: MDLEQMGPQTFLYGCELKAGKEITFNPEDDDYDHQLSVRMACVDPTTKDELNLVEIEGHDVEGQNVKAVLATLKPSTLPSVCLGGFEITPPVVFRLRAGSGPVHISGQHLVIMGGDQSFDEDEEEEEEEEVKASKKRPASLAQKPSKKIKMDEEDDDDEDDEEDDEDEEDDEEESEEESPVKQKKPASKPQTPAQNGKGPKPSTPAAKQNKTPEKNNKGDKGQSPKTPQTPRVPLTVEEIKAKMLATVEKGGSLPKVQVKFDNFVKNCFKETDQKVIDDLWKWRQTQKI; the protein is encoded by the exons ATGGATCTAGAACAGATGGGTCCCCAGACCTTCCTTTATG GTTGTGAGCTGAAGGCAGGGAAGGAGATTACCTTTAACCCAGAGGATGATGATTATGATCATCAGTTGTCTGTCAGAATG GCCTGCGTCGATCCCACAACAAAAGACGAACTGAATCTGGTGGAAATTGAAGGGCATGATGTAGAAGGTCAGAATGTAAAAGCAGTGCTGGCCACGCTAAAGCCTTCCACCCTACCTAGT GTGTGTTTGGGTGGTTTTGAGATCACACCACCTGTTGTGTTCCGGCTACGTGCTGGTTCCGGTCCAGTCCACATTAGTGGACAGCATCTAGTCA TCATGGGAGGCGACCAGTCTTTTGAtgaagatgaggaggaggaggaggaagaagaagTGAAGGCGTCCAAGAAGAGGCCAGCATCATTAGCTCAAAAACCTTCA aaaaaaatcaagatggatgaggaagatgatgatgatga GGATGATGAGGAAGACGATGAAGATGAGGAAGATGACGAGGAGGAAAGTGAAGAAGAATCACCTGTGAAG CAAAAGAAGCCAGCATCTAAACCACAAACCCCTGCACAGAATGGAAAAGGACCAAAGCCCAGCACACCAGCTGCTAAACAG AACAAGACTCCAGAGAAAAACAACAAGGGTGACAAAGGTCAGTCGCCCAAAACACCACAGACTCCGCGAGTACCTCTTACCGTCGAAGAGATCAAGGCTAAGATGTTGGCGACCGTTGAGAAG GGTGGGTCATTGCCTAAAGTGCAGGTAAAGTTTGACAACTTTGTAAAGAATTGCTTCAAAGAAACTGATCAAAAG GTCATTGATGATCTTTGGAAATGGAGACAGACTCAGAAGATCTAA